One region of Anas acuta chromosome Z, bAnaAcu1.1, whole genome shotgun sequence genomic DNA includes:
- the HMGCR gene encoding 3-hydroxy-3-methylglutaryl-Coenzyme A reductase isoform X2, whose translation MLSRLFRMHGLFVASHPWEVIVGTVTLTICMMSMKMFTGNDKICGWNYECPKLEEDVLSSDIIILTITRCIAILYIYFQFQNLRQLGSKYILGIAGLFTIFSSFVFSTVVIHFLDKELTGLNEALPFFLLLIDLSRASALAKFALSSNSQDEVRENISRGMAILGPTFTLDALVECLVIGVGTMSGVRQLEIMCCFGCMSVLANYFVFMTFFPACVSLVLELSRESREGRPIWQLSHFARVLEEEENKPNPVTQRVKMIMSLGLVLVHAHSRWIAEPTSQNSTSENSVGLDENAPKRIEPNVSLWQFYLSRMASMDIEQVITLGLALLLAVKYIFFEQAETESTLSLKNPIISPVMVQKKVPENCCRKQSGLLKNNLKSNTVEAASVPRDDNEVIKPVLADSSTKATFVVGSSNPVETTSVNNRKEEEIELPKEPRSIEECVRILGNAKKGAKFLTDAEVISLVNAKHIPAYKLETLMETQERGVSIRRQMLSQKLPEPSSLQYLPYRNYNYSLVMGACCENVIGYMPIPVGVAGPLYLDNKEFQVPMATTEGCLVASTNRGCRAICLGGGASSRILADGMTRGPVVRLPSACQAAEVKAWLESPEGFKIVKEAFDSTSRFARLQKLLISLAGRNLYIRFQSRTGDAMGMNMISKGTEKALARLNEEFPDLQVIAISGNYCTDKKPAAINWIEGRGKSVVCEAVIPAKVVKEVLKTTTEDIVEVNINKNLVGSAMAGSIGGYNAHAANIVTAIYIACGQDAAQNVGSSNCITLMERTGATNEDLYISCTMPSIEIGTVGGGTNLLPQQACLQMLGVQGASQDNPGENARQLAKIVCATVMAGELSLMAALAAGHLVKSHMTHNRSKINLQDLQRTCTEKAA comes from the exons ATGTTGTCCAGACTCTTTCGAATGCATGGCCTTTTTGTGGCTTCTCATCCATGGGAAGTCATTGTGGGAACGGTGACTCTCACCATCTGTATGATGTCGATGAAGATGTTCACTGGGAACGATAAGATCTGTGGCTGGAATTATGAATGCCCAAAACTTGAAGAA GATGTGCTGAGCAGTGACATCATAATACTGACAATCACACGCTGTATAGCaatcctttatatatatttccaatTTCAGAACCTAAGGCAACTTggatcaaaatacattttag GTATTGCTGGCCTCTTCACAATCTTCTCAAGCTTCGTTTTTAGTACAGTGGTAATTCACTTCTTGGATAAGGAATTGACAGGTTTAAA tgaagctTTACCATTTTTCCTACTTCTGATCGATCTTTCAAGAGCAAGTGCGTTAGCCAAATTTGCACTGAGTTCCAATTCACag GATGaagtaagagaaaatatttcacgTGGAATGGCAATTTTAGGTCCCACATTTACACTGGATGCACTTGTGGAGTGTCTTGTGATCGGTGTTGGTACTATGTCAG gtgtgcGACAACTTGAAATTATGTGCTGTTTTGGCTGTATGTCTGTTCTTGCCAACTATTTCGTCTTCATGACCTTCtttccagcttgtgtgtctcTGGTATTAGAG ctttccCGAGAGAGTCGTGAAGGACGTCCGATATGGCAGCTTAGCCATTTTGCTCGTGttctggaagaagaagaaaataaaccaaatccTGTAACACAGAGGGTCAAAATGATTATG tcACTGGGTTTGGTTCTTGTTCATGCCCATAGTCGGTGGATAGCAGAACCAACTTCTCAAAACAGTACATCAGAAAATTCAGTGGGATTGGATGAGAACGCACCAAAGAGGATTGAACCTAATGTTTCACTATGGCAGTTCTACCTTTCTCG AATGGCCAGTATGGATATTGAGCAAGTAATCACTCTTGGATTAGCCCTTCTTCTTGCTgtgaaatacatcttttttgAGCAAGCAGAGACTGAATCCACGCTTTCACTGAAGAATCCCATAATATCTCCAGTGATGGTTCAGAAGAAGGTCCCTGAGAATTGTTGCAGGAAACAATCTGGACTTTTGAAAAACAATCTGAAATCTAACACAGTAGAAGCAGCTTCTGTTCCCAGAGATGACAATG AAGTCATAAAACCTGTATTAGCAGACTCATCAACCAAGGCTACGTTTGTAGTTGGCAGCAGCAACCCTGTGGAAACTACCTCAGTTAATAatagaaaagaggaggaaatcGAGTTACCTAAAGAACCTCGTTCTATTGAGGAATGTGTTCGTATTCTTGGAAATGCAAAG AAGGGAGCAAAATTCCTCACTGATGCTGAGGTTATCAGCTTAGTTAATGCTAAGCATATTCCTGCATACAAACTGGAAACCCTGATGGAAACTCAGGAGCGAGGCGTGTCAATTCGCAGACAGATGTTATCACAGAAACTCCCTGAACCTTCTTCTTTGCAATATCTTCCTTATAGGAACTATAATTATTCTTTG gTTATGGGAGCTTGCTGTGAGAATGTGATTGGCTATATGCCTATTCCTGTAGGCGTAGCAGGACCATTGTATTTGGATAACAAAGAATTTCAGGTTCCGATGGCAACAACAGAAGGATGTCTTGTAGCAAGCACCAATAGAGGATGCAGAGCAATATGT CTCGGTGGAGGAGCAAGTAGCCGCATTCTAGCAGATGGGATGACTCGAGGACCTGTTGTAAGGCTGCCCAGCGCTTGCCAggctgcagaagtgaaggcTTGGCTCGAAAGCCCTGAAGGCTTTAAAATAGTGAAAGAAGCTTTTGACAGCACTAGTAG GTTTGCCCGCCTACAAAAACTTCTCATAAGTTTGGCTGGTCGGAACCTTTATATCCGTTTTCAGTCAAGAACAGGGGATGCAATGGGAATGAATATGATTTCCAAA GGTACTGAAAAAGCTCTGGCAAGACTTAATGAGGAGTTTCCGGATCTTCAGGTTATAGCTATCAGTGGTAACTACTGTACAGACAAAAAACCCGCTGCTATAAACTGGATAGAAGGAAGAGGGAAGTCTGTTGTCTGTGAAGCAGTCATTCCAGCTAAAGTTGTTAAAGAA GTACTGAAGACAACTACTGAAGATATAGTTGAAGTgaacataaacaaaaatttGGTGGGTTCTGCTATGGCTGGCAGCATAGGTGGCTACAACGCACATGCAGCAAACATTGTTACAGCTATCTATATTGCCTGTGGTCAG GATGCTGCACAGAATGTGGGCAGCTCTAACTGCATCACTTTGATGGAGCGGACCGGTGCCACCAATGAAGACCTGTACATCAGCTGTACGATGCCATCTATAGAAATAGGAACTGTTGGCGGAGGCACCAACTTGCTACCGCAGCAGGCCTGTTTGCAG atgTTAGGGGTTCAAGGTGCAAGCCAAGATAACCCTGGTGAAAATGCCCGTCAGCTTGCTAAAATTGTATGTGCTACCGTGATGGCTGGGGAGTTATCTCTAATGGCAGCTCTTGCTGCTGGGCATCTAGTCAAAAGCCACATGACCCACAACAG GTCAAAAATAAATCTACAAGATCTGCAAAGAACCTGCACCGAGAAGGCAGCTTGA
- the HMGCR gene encoding 3-hydroxy-3-methylglutaryl-Coenzyme A reductase isoform X1 — protein sequence MLSRLFRMHGLFVASHPWEVIVGTVTLTICMMSMKMFTGNDKICGWNYECPKLEEDVLSSDIIILTITRCIAILYIYFQFQNLRQLGSKYILGIAGLFTIFSSFVFSTVVIHFLDKELTGLNEALPFFLLLIDLSRASALAKFALSSNSQDEVRENISRGMAILGPTFTLDALVECLVIGVGTMSGVRQLEIMCCFGCMSVLANYFVFMTFFPACVSLVLELSRESREGRPIWQLSHFARVLEEEENKPNPVTQRVKMIMSLGLVLVHAHSRWIAEPTSQNSTSENSVGLDENAPKRIEPNVSLWQFYLSRMASMDIEQVITLGLALLLAVKYIFFEQAETESTLSLKNPIISPVMVQKKVPENCCRKQSGLLKNNLKSNTVEAASVPRDDNAEVIKPVLADSSTKATFVVGSSNPVETTSVNNRKEEEIELPKEPRSIEECVRILGNAKKGAKFLTDAEVISLVNAKHIPAYKLETLMETQERGVSIRRQMLSQKLPEPSSLQYLPYRNYNYSLVMGACCENVIGYMPIPVGVAGPLYLDNKEFQVPMATTEGCLVASTNRGCRAICLGGGASSRILADGMTRGPVVRLPSACQAAEVKAWLESPEGFKIVKEAFDSTSRFARLQKLLISLAGRNLYIRFQSRTGDAMGMNMISKGTEKALARLNEEFPDLQVIAISGNYCTDKKPAAINWIEGRGKSVVCEAVIPAKVVKEVLKTTTEDIVEVNINKNLVGSAMAGSIGGYNAHAANIVTAIYIACGQDAAQNVGSSNCITLMERTGATNEDLYISCTMPSIEIGTVGGGTNLLPQQACLQMLGVQGASQDNPGENARQLAKIVCATVMAGELSLMAALAAGHLVKSHMTHNRSKINLQDLQRTCTEKAA from the exons ATGTTGTCCAGACTCTTTCGAATGCATGGCCTTTTTGTGGCTTCTCATCCATGGGAAGTCATTGTGGGAACGGTGACTCTCACCATCTGTATGATGTCGATGAAGATGTTCACTGGGAACGATAAGATCTGTGGCTGGAATTATGAATGCCCAAAACTTGAAGAA GATGTGCTGAGCAGTGACATCATAATACTGACAATCACACGCTGTATAGCaatcctttatatatatttccaatTTCAGAACCTAAGGCAACTTggatcaaaatacattttag GTATTGCTGGCCTCTTCACAATCTTCTCAAGCTTCGTTTTTAGTACAGTGGTAATTCACTTCTTGGATAAGGAATTGACAGGTTTAAA tgaagctTTACCATTTTTCCTACTTCTGATCGATCTTTCAAGAGCAAGTGCGTTAGCCAAATTTGCACTGAGTTCCAATTCACag GATGaagtaagagaaaatatttcacgTGGAATGGCAATTTTAGGTCCCACATTTACACTGGATGCACTTGTGGAGTGTCTTGTGATCGGTGTTGGTACTATGTCAG gtgtgcGACAACTTGAAATTATGTGCTGTTTTGGCTGTATGTCTGTTCTTGCCAACTATTTCGTCTTCATGACCTTCtttccagcttgtgtgtctcTGGTATTAGAG ctttccCGAGAGAGTCGTGAAGGACGTCCGATATGGCAGCTTAGCCATTTTGCTCGTGttctggaagaagaagaaaataaaccaaatccTGTAACACAGAGGGTCAAAATGATTATG tcACTGGGTTTGGTTCTTGTTCATGCCCATAGTCGGTGGATAGCAGAACCAACTTCTCAAAACAGTACATCAGAAAATTCAGTGGGATTGGATGAGAACGCACCAAAGAGGATTGAACCTAATGTTTCACTATGGCAGTTCTACCTTTCTCG AATGGCCAGTATGGATATTGAGCAAGTAATCACTCTTGGATTAGCCCTTCTTCTTGCTgtgaaatacatcttttttgAGCAAGCAGAGACTGAATCCACGCTTTCACTGAAGAATCCCATAATATCTCCAGTGATGGTTCAGAAGAAGGTCCCTGAGAATTGTTGCAGGAAACAATCTGGACTTTTGAAAAACAATCTGAAATCTAACACAGTAGAAGCAGCTTCTGTTCCCAGAGATGACAATG CAGAAGTCATAAAACCTGTATTAGCAGACTCATCAACCAAGGCTACGTTTGTAGTTGGCAGCAGCAACCCTGTGGAAACTACCTCAGTTAATAatagaaaagaggaggaaatcGAGTTACCTAAAGAACCTCGTTCTATTGAGGAATGTGTTCGTATTCTTGGAAATGCAAAG AAGGGAGCAAAATTCCTCACTGATGCTGAGGTTATCAGCTTAGTTAATGCTAAGCATATTCCTGCATACAAACTGGAAACCCTGATGGAAACTCAGGAGCGAGGCGTGTCAATTCGCAGACAGATGTTATCACAGAAACTCCCTGAACCTTCTTCTTTGCAATATCTTCCTTATAGGAACTATAATTATTCTTTG gTTATGGGAGCTTGCTGTGAGAATGTGATTGGCTATATGCCTATTCCTGTAGGCGTAGCAGGACCATTGTATTTGGATAACAAAGAATTTCAGGTTCCGATGGCAACAACAGAAGGATGTCTTGTAGCAAGCACCAATAGAGGATGCAGAGCAATATGT CTCGGTGGAGGAGCAAGTAGCCGCATTCTAGCAGATGGGATGACTCGAGGACCTGTTGTAAGGCTGCCCAGCGCTTGCCAggctgcagaagtgaaggcTTGGCTCGAAAGCCCTGAAGGCTTTAAAATAGTGAAAGAAGCTTTTGACAGCACTAGTAG GTTTGCCCGCCTACAAAAACTTCTCATAAGTTTGGCTGGTCGGAACCTTTATATCCGTTTTCAGTCAAGAACAGGGGATGCAATGGGAATGAATATGATTTCCAAA GGTACTGAAAAAGCTCTGGCAAGACTTAATGAGGAGTTTCCGGATCTTCAGGTTATAGCTATCAGTGGTAACTACTGTACAGACAAAAAACCCGCTGCTATAAACTGGATAGAAGGAAGAGGGAAGTCTGTTGTCTGTGAAGCAGTCATTCCAGCTAAAGTTGTTAAAGAA GTACTGAAGACAACTACTGAAGATATAGTTGAAGTgaacataaacaaaaatttGGTGGGTTCTGCTATGGCTGGCAGCATAGGTGGCTACAACGCACATGCAGCAAACATTGTTACAGCTATCTATATTGCCTGTGGTCAG GATGCTGCACAGAATGTGGGCAGCTCTAACTGCATCACTTTGATGGAGCGGACCGGTGCCACCAATGAAGACCTGTACATCAGCTGTACGATGCCATCTATAGAAATAGGAACTGTTGGCGGAGGCACCAACTTGCTACCGCAGCAGGCCTGTTTGCAG atgTTAGGGGTTCAAGGTGCAAGCCAAGATAACCCTGGTGAAAATGCCCGTCAGCTTGCTAAAATTGTATGTGCTACCGTGATGGCTGGGGAGTTATCTCTAATGGCAGCTCTTGCTGCTGGGCATCTAGTCAAAAGCCACATGACCCACAACAG GTCAAAAATAAATCTACAAGATCTGCAAAGAACCTGCACCGAGAAGGCAGCTTGA